Within bacterium, the genomic segment ATTCTCGAAAATCCCAACGCGGTCGATTTCAACGGGCGGGTTTTTACCGCTACCGTCATGGCCACCGATATTGCGGATTTCACCTCGATTTCGGAAAAGCTCCCGGCGCGTGAGGTTGTGTCGCGGCTTAACGATTACCTTTCCGAGGTCTCGGAGTCTCTCATCGACAACAGCGGTTTCATCAATAAATACATCGGTGACGCTATACTCGCCGTGTTCGGCGCGTTCGGGGAAGAGGAGCACGAACGTAAAGCCTGTATTGCGGGCTTGAGAGCCATGAGCATTATCGCGCGGAAAATCGAAGAGTCAAAGGCCCAGGACCGTGTTCCCTTCATAACGAGGATGGGAATCACGACGGGCGACCTGACCATGGGGAATATCGGCTCGAACCGTAAGCTCGAATTCACCGTGATCGGCGATACGGTGAACTCCGCGTTCAGGCTCGAAGGCATCAACAAGCACTACAATACGCGGATGCTCGTCAGCGAATTCACCAAGGAAGGCGCCGGCGACGGATTCGAGTTCCGTCATATCGACACCCTCAGGTTCAAGGGAAAGGACACACCCGTACGGGTGTACGAGCTCCTCGGCATGGAAGGGGAAGTCGGCCCGGATATTCTCAAGAGACGAGATGAGTACGAAGATGCGCTCAGATTTTATTCCCAAGGGGATTTTGTCCGCGCACAGGAGATTTTTTCACGTCTTGCCGGACAGGACGATCCTCCTTCGCAGGTTATGAAGTCGCGGTGTGATATTTTCGTTGTCAAGCCTCCCGGACCCGGGTGGTCGGGGATATGGACGATGTATTCCAAATAAATGCCGCGGATGAAACATAGTGGAACTTTATAGGTAATCGGGGACCGGATTATTACCGAAAAGCGCCTCCGGCACTCGGACTGATCGTGTTCAGGAGTCCCGGCGGGACTTTTCGACAATAGACCGGCATTTCAATGCCGGGCGACTCACTGTTTAACAGGACACTACTGATTCCATGATATATTACGAATGCATATTCAATCCTTACCATACACGTATTAAAATAAAAAAGAGGCGCAATGAGAATATGACAAAGAAAAAACACATTTTCGGGTATGTCGTACTGCTGGGACTCGCTGTTTCGAGTCTGGTTTCGGGCCAGGACCGTCCATCAGGAAGCGACACATTGTGGAAACCCCCCGGATACGCGGGGAAAGCGCCGTCATCGGGAGCACGCGTTCTCGAAAAACCATCACACGGTGCGCAGGTATTCAATGGGACAAGACTGACCACGAGCACAGAATACCGTGACCGGTTCGAGACGGCATGGTCTCCCGACAACAAATGGGTAGCCTACGGCGAAGAGGGCGAGATTTATATCGTTCCCGTTACGGGCGGCGGCCCGATAAACATCACGGCGAATATCGACGGCTGGTGTTCGATCCCCAGTTTTTCGCCGGACGGCTTGGAGGTGATTTTCTCGCGCTATGACGGGAGTGAGTGGACAACGTACGAGATCGATGCTGTCAATATCAAGGAAAAATCGTTACGTCTTGTGCTTGATCTCGCGGTGGAAGGCGTTTTGAGTCACAGCGGCACCTATTTGGCATGCAGAGCGCTTACCGGCGAGCTCGTGATCTATAATACCACGAACGGCGATATCAAGGTCATCAATGCGGACGACAGCTCCTTCGGTCTTCTCACCTTCAGCCCCGATGACATGTTTATCGTCACATCCATCGCCAATCAGGACGGAATATCCAACCTGTACCGGATTCCCCGCGATGGCGGTGCGGCGGTGCAGCTGACCTTCAATTTCTTCGACACCGGGTATCCCGAATATTCGCCCAACGGGAAATCGATCATGTACACCGGTTTTCCCGACATAGGCCGTCTCTATCTCTACGATTTCGCAACGGGTGGGTCAAAACAGATGTTCCCCGAATGGGAGCAGGAACATATCTGCGGAAGCTGGTCTCCTGAGGGGAAATTTATCAGTTACCTGCTCGATGTGGACGGCACGTTCGAGGTGTTCAGAATCCTCCTTCCGGGAAACGAACCCATAACACAGGGCGGCCTTGCCGACAGTGCCTGGCCGATGAGTGGCCAGAACCTCCATCACACGGGAAGAGGGATTGCCTCCGTTGCTGCGTCAAGTACGTTGAAATGGAAATTCCAGACAGGCAGAGAAATCTATTCCGCACCTACGATAGGTGTTGATGGTACGGTGTATGTTGGATCCAATGATACGTATCTCTATGCGGTAAAACCGGACGGGATGTTGAAATGGAAATTTCAGACCGGAGGCGATATCGCTTCTTCGCCCGCGATAGGCGCCGATGGCACGGTGTATGCGGGGGCCTGGGCTACAGATACATATCTCTATGCGGTAAAATCTGACGGGACATTGAAATGGAAATTCCAGACAGGAGGTGATATCACATCCTCACCCGCGATAGGCCCTGACGGCACGGTGTATGTAGGGTCCGGGGATAAGTATCTCTACGCGGTAAACCCGGACGGGACATTGAAATGGAAATTCCAGACCGGAGGTGGGGTCGGCTCGCCTGCGATAGGCCCTGACGGTACAGTGTATGCTGGTTCTATGGATACGTATCTCTATGCTATAACATCTGAAGGGACATTGAAATGGAAATTCTGGTGTGTCAGTGGTGTCAGTTCCTCGCCCGCGATAGACTTCGACGGTACGGTGTATGTGGGGTCTTCTGATCGTAATCTCTACGCGGTAAACCCGGATGGGACATTGAAATGGAAATACCAGGTTGGTAATTACGTTTACTCACCCTCAATAGGCTCCGATGGCACAGTGTATGTAGGGTCTTTGGATAAGTATCTCTACGCGGTAAAACCGGACGGGACATTGAAATGGAAATTTCAAACCGGGGGTGTTGTTCTATCCTCGCCCGCGATTGGCTCCGGCGGCATAGTGTATATTGGTTCTGAAGATAAATATCTCTACGCAGTAAAACCGGATGGGACATTGAAATGGAAATTCCAGACCGGAGCTGAAGTCGCATCATCGCCGGCGATAGACTCCGATGGTACGGTGTATGTGGGGTCTAAAGATGGTTATCTCTATGCTTTCGCTCCGGAAATCCCCGGCGCCGGAACCATAACCGTCACCTCCCCCAACGGCGGGGAATTCTTCTTCGCCGGGCAGACCGTACCCATCACATGGGAAACTTCCGGCGTGTCCGAGCTCTACCTCGAGTACTCGACCGACAACGGCGCGAACTGGACCATGATCGAGGGCGGAGTGAACGCCGGTGCGAAATCGTACGCATGGACAGTACCGGATGCCTCCTCCAAAACCTGCCTTGTCCGTATAAGCAATTCTTACGATATGAGTATACAGGATGTGAGTAACGCGGCGTTCACGATCAGGTCGCCCTATCTCCGGATTGTTACGCCGAACTCGGCGGAAAGCTGGGTTATCGGCTCGACGCAGATCATCACATGGGAGGCCCGGGATGTCGCCGCGATAACCATCGAGCTGTCTGTCGACAACGGCGCGGCATGGACATTAATTGCGAAAAATGTTGATGCGATGAAGAAGTCATACTCGTGGACGATCCCGAACAACCCGTCCGACAAGTGTCGCGTGCGCATCACCGATGAATCCGGCTCCGGCATTATTTCATCGAGCTACAGCGCGTTCACGATCAAGGCGGCCGAACAGCCAGTGGCGTCGGTGCGGGTCATCGCGCCAAACGGCGGAGAGGTCTGGACGGCCGGCAAGGCATACAAGATAACCTGGCAATCGAGTAATGTGAAAACGGTCGCCATTGCATACACATCGAACGACGGGACGACATGGACAGTGATTGCCACGGGTGTCGATGCCACGGCCGCCGCATATGAATGGATTATACCCGACTCTCCCTCGACGGCATGCAGGGTACGCGTTATCGATGAATCAAATTCGGGTGTTCTCGGGAGAAGCTATGCCAATTTCACCATCGTGGCGCCCACGGGCGGTCTTGCCGACAGTGCATGGCCGATGAAAGGCCAGAACCTCCAGCACACGGGGAGAGGGATTGCCACCGTTGCTGCTTCAAACACGGTGAAATGGAAATACAGGACCGGGGGCAATATCTTCGAATCCTCGCCCGTGATAGGCTCCGACGGCACGGTCTATGTGGAGTCTAATGATTCTTATCTCAATGCGGTGAAATCTGATGGGACATTGAAATGGAAATTCCAGACAGGCCAAGCTGGTATGTCCGCAGGTTATGCTTCGCCCGCGATAGGCGCTGACGGCACGGTGTATGTGGGATCTGAAGATAAATATCTTTACGCGGTAACATCTGACGGGACATTGAAATGGAAATTCCAGGCTGGGGGTAGTCTCTACGCTTCCTCGCCTGCGATAGGCTCCGACGGCACGGTCTATGTGGGGTCTATTGATGGTTATCTCTATGCGGTAACATCTGGCGGGACATTGAAATGGAAATTCCAGACAGGGAATAGCATCGCTTCATCACCCGCCATAGGCTCCGACGGCACGGTGTATTTTGGGTCTGGTGATGGTTATCTCTATGCGGTAACATCTGACGGGACATTGAAATGGAAATACCAGACCGGGGGTCAAGTCCAGTCCTCGGCCGCAATAGGCTCCGACGGCACGGTGTATGTGGGGTCTCATGTTTGGGGTTCGGGGAGTAATACGTATCTTTACGCGGTAAAATCGGACGGGACATTGAAATGGAAATACCAGACTGGCGGT encodes:
- a CDS encoding PQQ-binding-like beta-propeller repeat protein, with protein sequence MTKKKHIFGYVVLLGLAVSSLVSGQDRPSGSDTLWKPPGYAGKAPSSGARVLEKPSHGAQVFNGTRLTTSTEYRDRFETAWSPDNKWVAYGEEGEIYIVPVTGGGPINITANIDGWCSIPSFSPDGLEVIFSRYDGSEWTTYEIDAVNIKEKSLRLVLDLAVEGVLSHSGTYLACRALTGELVIYNTTNGDIKVINADDSSFGLLTFSPDDMFIVTSIANQDGISNLYRIPRDGGAAVQLTFNFFDTGYPEYSPNGKSIMYTGFPDIGRLYLYDFATGGSKQMFPEWEQEHICGSWSPEGKFISYLLDVDGTFEVFRILLPGNEPITQGGLADSAWPMSGQNLHHTGRGIASVAASSTLKWKFQTGREIYSAPTIGVDGTVYVGSNDTYLYAVKPDGMLKWKFQTGGDIASSPAIGADGTVYAGAWATDTYLYAVKSDGTLKWKFQTGGDITSSPAIGPDGTVYVGSGDKYLYAVNPDGTLKWKFQTGGGVGSPAIGPDGTVYAGSMDTYLYAITSEGTLKWKFWCVSGVSSSPAIDFDGTVYVGSSDRNLYAVNPDGTLKWKYQVGNYVYSPSIGSDGTVYVGSLDKYLYAVKPDGTLKWKFQTGGVVLSSPAIGSGGIVYIGSEDKYLYAVKPDGTLKWKFQTGAEVASSPAIDSDGTVYVGSKDGYLYAFAPEIPGAGTITVTSPNGGEFFFAGQTVPITWETSGVSELYLEYSTDNGANWTMIEGGVNAGAKSYAWTVPDASSKTCLVRISNSYDMSIQDVSNAAFTIRSPYLRIVTPNSAESWVIGSTQIITWEARDVAAITIELSVDNGAAWTLIAKNVDAMKKSYSWTIPNNPSDKCRVRITDESGSGIISSSYSAFTIKAAEQPVASVRVIAPNGGEVWTAGKAYKITWQSSNVKTVAIAYTSNDGTTWTVIATGVDATAAAYEWIIPDSPSTACRVRVIDESNSGVLGRSYANFTIVAPTGGLADSAWPMKGQNLQHTGRGIATVAASNTVKWKYRTGGNIFESSPVIGSDGTVYVESNDSYLNAVKSDGTLKWKFQTGQAGMSAGYASPAIGADGTVYVGSEDKYLYAVTSDGTLKWKFQAGGSLYASSPAIGSDGTVYVGSIDGYLYAVTSGGTLKWKFQTGNSIASSPAIGSDGTVYFGSGDGYLYAVTSDGTLKWKYQTGGQVQSSAAIGSDGTVYVGSHVWGSGSNTYLYAVKSDGTLKWKYQTGGQDWSSPAIGTDGTVYVGSWDTYLYALKSDGTLKWKYQTGGQVNSSPAIGTDGTVYFGSDDTNLYAVKSDGTLKWKYQFEGSIQ